A window of Plantibacter sp. PA-3-X8 genomic DNA:
GTGTTTGCCGTCGGGCGTTGTCCAGTCGAGCACCCCGCCGGGTCCGTGGTCGAGGTTCCATCCGGGCAGATGCTTCATCCGGTGGTGATGTCGACACAGGCAGGCGAGATTGCCGACATCTGTTGCGCCGCCGTCCTGCCAGGCGACCGAATGGTCGAGATCGCAGGCTCTGGCGCGTCTCCCGCAGCCGGGTGCCCGACAGGTGCCGTCTCGAAGTCGCACCGCTCGTTGGAGGTCAGCGGGAACCCGGTACTGGTTCCGTCCGACGGAGAGCATCGTACCCGTTTCCGGTTGGACGAGGATCCGGGTGAAGCTGGGCGCATTGACCGCGATACGTGCGGCGGTCTCCGGGTCGATGGGGCCGTAGCCGTCGAGGGTGGCCGGGGCGTCGCTGACACCGGCCATGCTCAGCGCCGGGACGGTGATCTGCACGGTGGGCTTGATGTGCTCCTGCACTTCGATCGGGTGTGGGAGCACTGGGCTCGACATGACGTCGTCCGGGGTCACTCCGGTGAGCGCGAGCGCCGCGAGGGCATCGGCCTGCAGCTGAGCGCACGTGCGGGTGTCACCGGCCTTGCGCGATTCCGCGGCAGCCGCCTCGATCCGCTCGATGATGCCTTGCGCGATGGGTGCGGTGGTGAAGAGGTGCACCCATGCCATGCCGTCGGCTGCGGGTTCGAACTCGACCCGGCGGTCAGCCTCGGAGCGGACGGCGCGGGCGGTGATGGATTCGGGGTGGAGACGCTCCCGCAGGACGCGGGCTCGGTTCTTGAGGCCTGCGGCGGTCATGCGCTCCGCCTCTGGCAGGACCTGGTCGAGAAACGCTGCCCGTCCCGCGGTCGGGACGTCGCAGAGCTGGTCGGTGATCACCTGCGCATGCCGCGCCGAGATCCGGCCAGCCTCCAGCGACGCCAGCACGGCTGGCGCGTCGTTGATGAGACGTTCGGCATCGTTGGTCGCACGCTGGATCGTCCGCTCCGGCGTCCGGGTCGCCATCGCGAGGGCCGCGCAGGTGGAGCAGCGTGAGAGCGCCTGACGCTCGGCCGGCGGGAAGATCGCCGGGACCGTGGCGTCCGCGAACGCGTCGGCGTAGGCGGCGGAACGGGCCAGGAGGCACGCCTTCCGCGCGTCCAGGACGGCCTGCTGCCGGTGGAGCTCCGCCCACTCGTCCGAGAATTCAGCCAGCTGCGCGGCGTACTCGTCGCCAGCGCGGATCGCGGCGGCGGGGGTGGTCTCGGTCATGGAACAAGTTCACCATGGACCACTGACATTCCAGATGGTAAGCGGTTCCGGTTGTGGAAGTCCCTCGTGTGCCCTTCGACAGGCTCAGGGACCGGAAGAGGTTACTCAGGGACCGGGAAAGGATCACCGGAGCAGGAGGTCGCTCGTGTGCCCTTCGACAGGCTCAGGGACCGGAAGAGGTTACTCAGGGACCGGGAGAGGATCACCGGAGCAGGAGGTTGCTCGTGAGCCCTTCGACAGTGTCAGGGACCGAAAGAGAGATACCGGCTTCGCGGGGTCTCTGGCGCGCCCTTCGACAGGCTCAGGGACCGGAGAGGGTTGCTCGGCGAACGGAGTGAATGCGAGTGCACCTCTCCCGGTCACTGAGCCTGTCGAAGTGGCTACGCGAGCCCTTCGACAAGCTCAGGGACCGGGAGAAGATCACCGGAACGGGAGGTCCCTCGCCGGGCGTGTCCAGGTGGAAGTGTTTCCCGGCTACGCGGCTGCCGGGGCGGCGATGTTCACCATCCAAGCGACCCCGAAGCGGTCCTGCAGCATGCCGAAGCTGTCACCCCAGGGCGCCACCGTGAGTGGCTGCTGAACCGTCCCTCCGGCTGCAAGGCTGTCGAAGTAGCCGGTCAGTTGCGCTTCGTCCTCGTTCGGCCCGCTCAGCGACATCGAGAAGTCGCTGCCCCTGCTGTAGTCCATGTGCTTCGGGGTGTCCGACGCCATGAAGACCACACCAGCATCACCCGTGAGCTGGGCGTGCATGACCAGATCCAGCTCGTCCGGTTCGACCTCGGCACCGAAGTCACGGAAGGTCGAGAGCAGCAGCTCGCCGCCGAAGACCCCCTGATAGAACTCCATCGCCTCGCGGGCTGTCCCGCGGAAGCCGAGGTACGGGTTGAGCGTCGTCATGATCGTCCCTTTCGCCTGGGCGGGCGCATCGTCGCGCTCGTCTCGCGATCATTCTCACGCTCCGGCGTCGGATGCGCGAGCACGTTCCGGTGTCTCCGTCACGAGGGGCCGGGACGCCCACGGCTACTAGGCTCGTCTGGTGCCCTCGCAACCCCAGCCCCTCCGCATCGCGATGATCTCGCTCCACACCAGTCCCGGTGACGAGCCGGGTTCCGGTGATGCCGGCGGGATGAACGTCGTGGTCCGTCATCAGGCCGTCGCGATGGGCGCAGCGGGCCACGAGGTCGACGTCATCACCCGGCGGTCTTCGGCCGACCAGCCGTCCGTCGCCTCCCTCGCCCCCGGCGTGACCCTGCGCTTCCTCGACGCCGGTCCCGTCGAGCCGGTCGCGAAGGGTCGGCATGAGGAATTCGTCGAGGACTTCCGCTCGGAACTCGCCCGACTGCCGCGATACGACGTCCTGCACGCCCACCACTGGTTCTCCGGCATGGCCGCACTCCCCCTCGCGCGGGAGCTGGGGATCCCGCACGTGCAGAGCTTCCACAGCATCGCCGCCGAGTCCACCACGCCGCTCTCGCACGGCGAGCGCGCCGAGTCCCCCGGGCGCCTGGCCGGCGAGGCACGGCTCGCCGCGGAGTCGGACGCAGTCGTCGCGATCAGCGCGGCCGAGGCCGACACCGCGATCACCCGGCTCGGAGCCCGCCCCGATCGGGTGTCGATCGTGCCACCCGGTGTCGACGGGACGCTGTTCCACCCGCTCGACGGTCCTCGTGCAGGTCGTCCGACCGCGGTGGTCGCCGGTCGCCTGCACCCGCTGAAGGGCTTCGACCTCGCCATCGAGACCATCGCCGCGGTCGCGCCCGAGCTCCGCCCCGAACTCGTCATCGCCGGGGACGTCTCGGTCGACTACGACCGCTACGCCGAGGAACTCGCCGCCCTCGCCCGCGACCTCGGCGTCGCCGACGACGTCCGATTCGTCGGGCCGCAGTCGCGCGTCGGGCTCGCCACGCTGTTCCGCGAGAGCACGCTCGTGCTCGTCCCCTCCCATTCGGAGACGTACGGTCTCGTCGCACTGGAAGCCGCGGCGAGCGGAGTGCCCACCGTCGTGGCGGCCTCGGGCGGCTTGCGGGAGGCCGTCGTCGACGGTGAGACGGGCATCGTCATCGACTCCCGTGACCCGCAGGTCTGGGGCGCCGCGGTCTCGTCCATCCTCGGCGACCCGGAGCGGCTCGCGCAGCTCGGTTCGGCAGCGCGACGTCGGGCAGAGCGGTTCGACTGGCAGCGCTCGGGAGACGCCCTCGTCGACGTCTACCGGACCCTGCTCGACACCACTCCGGCCGCCGCCACCGCTCCGGCGACCTCCGTCTCGTGAACCGCGGACTCCTCCCGCTCGTCGACAGCGGGCGCACCGTCCTGTTCGCACACGCGCACCCCGACGACGAGACGCTCGCCTCGGGTGCGCTCATCGCCGAGCTCGTCGACAAGGGGGCTCGCGTCGTCCTCGTGACGGCCACGCGAGGCGAGCGCGGCGAGGTCGTCGACGGCCCGCTCCGGTCCCTCGCCGGCTCCGCTGCACTCGCGTCCCACCGCGAATCGGAGCTCGCCGCCGCCTGCCGGACGCTCGGCGTGGCCGAGCAGTTCTGGTTGGGGACGGGTCCGGCGGCCCGGCCGGGGACGTCGACGCGGTACGTGGACTCTGGCATGCGGTGGGTGCGCGAGGGACTCGCCGGCCCCGCTGACGACGTCTCCCCCGGCGCGTTCTCACTCGCTCCGCTCGACTTCGTCGCCGACGACCTCGTCGCGCTCATCGGACACGTCTCGCCGGACCTGGTGATCAGCTACGACCACGGTGGCGGGTACGGGCACCCTGACCACCTCCGCATGCACGAGGCCGCGATCGTCGCGGCGCGGAGGAGCGGGGTGCCGTTCGCGGAACTCGTGCACCACCGCACCGACCTGGAACCGTTGGGCGACGACGCCGTGTGGTTCCCACTCGATCACCGCCTCCCGATCGTCGCCGCGGCACTCGCGGAACACGCCAGCCAGCTGACGGTCGACGGCGAGCAGCTCGTGCACTCCGGCGGTCAGCGCGAGGGCATCACCACCTCGGTGGGTCTGCGACTCCGGTCCCGCTAGGTGGTCGCCGGCTGGTTCCGGTGCTCCCGCGGCATGCGGGCCGCGAGCACGGGGACGAGCAGCATGAGCACGACCGCGGAACCGAAGGCCGCGGGGAACGAGAAGGCGTCGAGCAGTGCGCCGGCGACCAGCGGGCCGACGATGGCGCCGAGATCGGACGTCGCCTGGAAGACCGCGACGGCCCGGCCTCCCCGACCACCAGCGGCGTCTCCGACGGCCGCCGCCGGAGCGGTCCCGAGAAAGGCCGCCGCGACACCGTAGACGCACAGGGCGACGACCAGCAGCCAGAGCTCGCCGACGAACGGCATGGCGAGGAGCGCCCCCGCCGCGACCGGGAAGGCGACGAGCATCGCGGGTCGCCGTCCGACGGTGTCGACGAAGCGACCGGCGGGACCGAGCGCGAGCGTCTGCGCGACAGCGGCGATCGCGAAGGCGATCCCGGTCCAGGCGGCCTCCTCGTGGAGCGCCTCCACCACGAGGACCGGCACGAGTGCGCCACGGACGCCCATCGACGCCCATCCGTTCGCGAAGTTCGCGAGGAGCGCCGCCTGGTACCGGCGATCGGCGAGGACGGTGCGGAACGGCTCGGCCTGCGTGGCGGTCTCGACCGGCGCGGCGATCCGGCTGCCGCGCAGCATCACGAGTCCGAGGACGCCGGCGACCGCGAGGGTCCCGGCGTAGAAGAAGAAAGGTGCTGTGAGCGAGATGGTCGCGAGCAGGCCACCGACGGCCGGTCCGGCCATGCCGCCGACGAGGAACCCGCCCTGGTAGAACCCGACCGCCCGCCCACGACGGTGCGGTGGGGTGGTGCGCAGCAGCAGCGTCATCGCGGCGACGGAGAACATCGCCGACCCGATCCCGCCGACCCCGCGGAGCAGGAGCAGCTGCGGATAGTCCGCCGCGAGCCCGACGAGCGCGCTCGACACCGCGACGATCCCGATGCCGGTGGCCAGCACCACCCGCTCGCCGATCCGATCGACGAGCGCACCCACGAACGGGTTCGCGATGAGCCGCATGAGCGCGAAGACCGAAACGACCGCCCCGACCTCGAGGTAGCCGACGCCGAAACTCCGCACGTACACGGGCAGGACCGGGATCACGACACCGAACCCGAGCATCACGAAGAACGCGACACCGCCGAGGACGAGGACCTCGCGGCCGAGGGGCTCACGAGGAACGGCTCCCGCTCCGCCTGGACGACGGAACGGGAGCCGGATCATGCTCTCAGGGTATCGGTGCGATCAGCCGATCGTCGCCGTGTCGATGACGAAGCGGTAGCGGACGTCGCTGCGGACCACGCGGTCGTAGGCGCCCTCGACCTCGTCGGCACCGATGAGCTCGATCTGCGAGCCGATGCCGTGCTCGGCGCAGAAGTCGAGCATCTCCTGCGTCTCGCGGATGCCGCCGATGTTCGAGCCGGCGAGCGAGCGGCGGCCACCGACGAGCGAGAACACCCGGAACTGCTGCGTGTTCTCGGGCAGTCCGACGAAGACCATCGAGCCGTTGAGCTTGAGCGTCGACAGGTAGGCGTCGATGTCGAGGTCGGCGGAGACCGTGTTGATGATGAGGTCGAAGCGTCCGCGGAGCGACTTCAGGGTGCCCTCTTCACCGGTCGCGTAGTAGTGGTCGGCCCCGAAGCGCTTGCCGTCCTCCTCCTTCGAGGTCGTCTGGCTGAGCACGGTCACCTCTGCGCCGAGGGCGTGGGCGATCTTGACGCCCATGTGACCGAGGCCACCCATCCCGACGATGGCGACCTGCTTGCCGGGACCGGCGCCCCAGTGCTTCAACGGCGAGTAGGTGGTGATGCCGGCGCACAGCAGGGGTGCCGCGACGTCGAGCTCGATGCCCTCGGGGATGCTCAGCACATAGTTCTCGTCGGCGACGATCTGCTTGCTGTAGCCGCCGTACGTGGGCTCGCCGTCGTACTCACGGCCGTTGTAGGTGGCGACGTTGCCCTTCAGGCAGAACTGCTCCTCGCCGGCGAGGCAGTTCTCGCACTCGCGGCAGGAGTCGACGAAGCAGCCGATGCCGACGCGGTCGCCGACCTGGTGCTTGGTGACCGCGTCGCCCACCTCGGTGACGATGCCGGCGATCTCGTGGCCGGGGACCATCGGGAAGATGGCCTTGCCCCATTCCTCGCGGGCCTGGTGGATGTCGCTGTGACAGATGCCGGCGTAGTGGACGTCGATGACGACGTCGTTGGCGCGCGGCGCACGGCGCTCGATGGTGCCGACCTCGAAAGGCGCGTCGGCGGTGGGCTTGATGATGGCGGCGACGGTGGTCATAGGACTCCTCGGGCTGGGGGTGTTGGGGGTGCCGTGGGGCGGGATGCACGCGCCGGACAGCACGTTCGACGCTAGCAGCCCACTCCACCGGACGAACCCCCAAGGGACGATCACCCGAGCTGTGCTACGAGCGGCGCGGAGGTGTGAATCCCTGCAGAGTTGCTTGGCAGTTCCCGCAGAGGATCGGCCTCAGGGTGGCATCCTGCCCCGAACCCGAGCAAGGTGGGGAACTCGTATTCGCGAACGGAACGGAGAACACACATGCTCACCCTGACCGAGAACGCCGGCCGAGTCGTCAAGACCCTCGCCGAGAACGCACCACTCACCCCGGGACTGGTCGTCCCGGACGACGCGTCGTCGCTCACGCACGGCGCCGGACTGCGCATCAGCAGCAGCTCCGACGACAACAACTTCGAAGTCACCATGACGGCGACACCGCACGAGGCCGACCAGGTCATCGAGAGCGCCGGAGCCACCGTCTTCCTCGAGGAGACCGCAGCCGTCGCCCTGAGCGACGCGGTCCTCGATGCGCAGATCGACGAGCAGGGCGGCGTCCGCTTCGCCCTCGGCAAGGCCGAATAGCGCCCTGATTCAGCAGAACGCCCGGTGATCCACGATCACCGGGCGTTCGTGTGTCCGCGCGGGCTCAGTCCTCGGAGTGTCTGGCGCGACTCGGCTGCACCCGCGGCGGCTCGCCCGGCATCTTCGGGAAGTCGGGAGGGAACGGGAGCTCGCCCAGTCCCTGCTCGAGGTCCCGCTCCCACCACTGCAGGAGGACGTCGATGCGCCCAGCGGTGTCGTGCATGCCGGCCCACGGGTCTCCGGTGGTCCGGAGTCGCTCCGGGACGGTCCGCACCGTGAAGGCGCCCGGATCGATCTCGGGGAGTTCGTCCCAGGTCACGGGGCACGAGACGGTCGCCGAGGCCAGCGCACGAGGGCTGTAGGCGCCGGCCATCGTCCGGTCGCGGTTCGCCTGGTTGTAGTCGACGAAGATGCGTTCACCGCGCTCCTCCTTCCACCACGAGGTCGTGACGCGGTCGGGATCCCGTCGCTCCAGTTCCCGAGCCGCCGCGATCACGGCGTGCCTGACGTCGAGGAACTCGTGCTCCGGCACGATGGGCGCGAACACGTGGACACCTCGGTTGCCGGAGGTCTTCACGAACCCGGTCAGTCCGACCTCCGTCAGCAGCTCCCGCAGCGAGCCCGCAACGCGCACGGCGTCGGCGAAGTCGGTCCCCGGCTGCGGGTCGAGGTCGATCCGCAGTTCGTCGGGATGGTCGGTGTCCGATGCCCGTGACGGCCACGGATGGAACACGACCGTGTTCATCTGCGCGGCCCAGACGACCGCAGCGGCCTCGTCGAGGACGAGTTGCGGATGCCGCCGGCCACTCGGATACACGACGTCGACCGCCCGGACGTACTCGGGTGCTCCTTTCGGCGGGTTCTTCGAGAAGAACCATTCACCGTCCACACCGCCCGGGAACCGCTGGAGGGACACCGGGCGGTCGCCGTTGGCGGCGAGGAAGGCCGGCGCGACCTCGATGAGGTATTCCGCGAGCTCCCGCTTCGTGACACCGGACTCCTCCCAGAGCACGCGGTCGGGACTGGAGAGACGCACCTCGCGGTCGCCGTGCGGTCCGGGGACGGTGAGGACGATCGCGGTGCTGGCCATGTCGGACACCGTACGCGCCCTACCCGGCGTGGTCACGAGGGTGGTGCTCGTCGCCGCAGCGGAGTAGAACGAGACCTGTCCATCGAACCCGCCGTCACCACCCTGCCGAGGAGCCACCATGCGCGAGGTCCACGCCTCACTCTTCCAATCCGTCGACGGCGTCGTCGAGTCGCCCGATCAGTGGCAGTTCGACCACTTCGACGCCGACATGGGCGCCATGATGACCGAGGCGATCGCTCCGATCGACGACGTCCTGCTCGGCCGCGTGAGCTACGAGCAGTGGAGCGGGTTCTGGCCGACGGTCGGCGACGACGATCCGTTCGGCTCCTTCATCAACCCCGTCCGGAAGCACGTCGCATCACGCACTCTGGCGGGCCCGTTGTCCTGGGAGAACGCGACGCTCATCCCCGGCACGCTCGAGTCCTTCGTCGACGAGCTCAAGCAGCAGGAGGGCGGGCGCATCGCGGTGCAGGCGAGCATCTCCGTGGTGCGGCAGCTCCTCTTCGCCGGTCTGCTCGACCGGCTCACCCTCATGATCCACCCCGTCGTCGCCGGTGCCGGGCGTCATCTGTTCGAACCGAGCGACCCGGTGACACGCCTGGAGCTCGTCCACTCGGTGCGGACGAGCTCCGGCAACGTGCTCTCGACGTACGCTCCCCGCGCCTAGGCGGGTCGCCGCACGGCCGACTCAGCCCAGGTGGACGGCCTGCTGGTCGCCCGAGGGCAGGAGGTCCTCCTTGCGACCGCGGATGCAGACGATGGCGATGACGCTCGCGATCACGAGGCCGACCGCGGCCGCGATGAACGCCGCCGAGTAGCCCTGGGTGAACGCCACGAGCTGCGACGCCTGATCGGTGACCGTCGCCTGGTCGGTGACACTCGCGTAGACCGTGGTGAAGACCGACAGGCCGATCGACCCACCGATCTGCATGGAGGCGTTCGCCGTGGCGGAGGCCGCACCGGCGTCGTGCGGGGCGACACCCGTCAGCGCGAGGTTCTGCATCGGGACGAAGATCATCGCCATGCCGATCCCGAGCACGAGGAGCGCCGGCAGCACCTGGACGAAGTAGTCGCCGTCGGCCGTGATGCGGCTGAGGTACACGAGGGCGGCCGCCGCGATGAGCGGACCGATGATGAGCAGCGGGCGCGGGCCGATGGCCGGCAGGAGCTTCGTGGCGATCGGGGCGACGATCATGATCGCGACGGTCATCGGGAGGGTCGCGATGCCGGCCTCGAGCGGCGGGAAGCCGAGCACGATCTGCAGGTGGAACGTCAGGTAGAGCAGGGCCCCGATCATGACGCTGCCGACGATCATCTGCATGAGGAAGGCACCGCCGCGGACCCGGTCCGCCACGATGCGCAGCGGGAGCAGGGGCTGCGCGACACGCATCTCGATGAAGACGAAGAGGGAGAGGAGTCCCGCACCGAGCGCGAGGAAGCCGATGGTGTCGGCGCTGCCCCAGCCGCCCTCGGCGAGCGTGAAGCCGTAGACGAG
This region includes:
- a CDS encoding VOC family protein, with amino-acid sequence MTTLNPYLGFRGTAREAMEFYQGVFGGELLLSTFRDFGAEVEPDELDLVMHAQLTGDAGVVFMASDTPKHMDYSRGSDFSMSLSGPNEDEAQLTGYFDSLAAGGTVQQPLTVAPWGDSFGMLQDRFGVAWMVNIAAPAAA
- a CDS encoding MFS transporter — protein: MIRLPFRRPGGAGAVPREPLGREVLVLGGVAFFVMLGFGVVIPVLPVYVRSFGVGYLEVGAVVSVFALMRLIANPFVGALVDRIGERVVLATGIGIVAVSSALVGLAADYPQLLLLRGVGGIGSAMFSVAAMTLLLRTTPPHRRGRAVGFYQGGFLVGGMAGPAVGGLLATISLTAPFFFYAGTLAVAGVLGLVMLRGSRIAAPVETATQAEPFRTVLADRRYQAALLANFANGWASMGVRGALVPVLVVEALHEEAAWTGIAFAIAAVAQTLALGPAGRFVDTVGRRPAMLVAFPVAAGALLAMPFVGELWLLVVALCVYGVAAAFLGTAPAAAVGDAAGGRGGRAVAVFQATSDLGAIVGPLVAGALLDAFSFPAAFGSAVVLMLLVPVLAARMPREHRNQPATT
- a CDS encoding MFS transporter; translated protein: MSASAATASHPTKAPSGSPARRWWVLVVLAMTQLIVVLDGTIVNIALPAAQQELELSDTQRQWVVTAYALAFGALLLLGGRIADYWGRKRTYLVGMVGFGAASAFGGFAQSGTELIIARGLQGVFAALMAPAALALLTVTFSHGRDRNTAFAVFGTVAGAGAAVGLILGGVLTEFVDWRWCLLVNVPFVIVGLIAGLILVTESKAEGDNRYDWLGAITVILGLGALVYGFTLAEGGWGSADTIGFLALGAGLLSLFVFIEMRVAQPLLPLRIVADRVRGGAFLMQMIVGSVMIGALLYLTFHLQIVLGFPPLEAGIATLPMTVAIMIVAPIATKLLPAIGPRPLLIIGPLIAAAALVYLSRITADGDYFVQVLPALLVLGIGMAMIFVPMQNLALTGVAPHDAGAASATANASMQIGGSIGLSVFTTVYASVTDQATVTDQASQLVAFTQGYSAAFIAAAVGLVIASVIAIVCIRGRKEDLLPSGDQQAVHLG
- a CDS encoding glycosyltransferase: MPSQPQPLRIAMISLHTSPGDEPGSGDAGGMNVVVRHQAVAMGAAGHEVDVITRRSSADQPSVASLAPGVTLRFLDAGPVEPVAKGRHEEFVEDFRSELARLPRYDVLHAHHWFSGMAALPLARELGIPHVQSFHSIAAESTTPLSHGERAESPGRLAGEARLAAESDAVVAISAAEADTAITRLGARPDRVSIVPPGVDGTLFHPLDGPRAGRPTAVVAGRLHPLKGFDLAIETIAAVAPELRPELVIAGDVSVDYDRYAEELAALARDLGVADDVRFVGPQSRVGLATLFRESTLVLVPSHSETYGLVALEAAASGVPTVVAASGGLREAVVDGETGIVIDSRDPQVWGAAVSSILGDPERLAQLGSAARRRAERFDWQRSGDALVDVYRTLLDTTPAAATAPATSVS
- a CDS encoding dihydrofolate reductase family protein, giving the protein MREVHASLFQSVDGVVESPDQWQFDHFDADMGAMMTEAIAPIDDVLLGRVSYEQWSGFWPTVGDDDPFGSFINPVRKHVASRTLAGPLSWENATLIPGTLESFVDELKQQEGGRIAVQASISVVRQLLFAGLLDRLTLMIHPVVAGAGRHLFEPSDPVTRLELVHSVRTSSGNVLSTYAPRA
- a CDS encoding Fe-S cluster assembly protein HesB, whose product is MLTLTENAGRVVKTLAENAPLTPGLVVPDDASSLTHGAGLRISSSSDDNNFEVTMTATPHEADQVIESAGATVFLEETAAVALSDAVLDAQIDEQGGVRFALGKAE
- a CDS encoding PIG-L deacetylase family protein, translating into MNRGLLPLVDSGRTVLFAHAHPDDETLASGALIAELVDKGARVVLVTATRGERGEVVDGPLRSLAGSAALASHRESELAAACRTLGVAEQFWLGTGPAARPGTSTRYVDSGMRWVREGLAGPADDVSPGAFSLAPLDFVADDLVALIGHVSPDLVISYDHGGGYGHPDHLRMHEAAIVAARRSGVPFAELVHHRTDLEPLGDDAVWFPLDHRLPIVAAALAEHASQLTVDGEQLVHSGGQREGITTSVGLRLRSR
- the ligD gene encoding non-homologous end-joining DNA ligase, producing MASTAIVLTVPGPHGDREVRLSSPDRVLWEESGVTKRELAEYLIEVAPAFLAANGDRPVSLQRFPGGVDGEWFFSKNPPKGAPEYVRAVDVVYPSGRRHPQLVLDEAAAVVWAAQMNTVVFHPWPSRASDTDHPDELRIDLDPQPGTDFADAVRVAGSLRELLTEVGLTGFVKTSGNRGVHVFAPIVPEHEFLDVRHAVIAAARELERRDPDRVTTSWWKEERGERIFVDYNQANRDRTMAGAYSPRALASATVSCPVTWDELPEIDPGAFTVRTVPERLRTTGDPWAGMHDTAGRIDVLLQWWERDLEQGLGELPFPPDFPKMPGEPPRVQPSRARHSED
- a CDS encoding HNH endonuclease signature motif containing protein; translation: MTETTPAAAIRAGDEYAAQLAEFSDEWAELHRQQAVLDARKACLLARSAAYADAFADATVPAIFPPAERQALSRCSTCAALAMATRTPERTIQRATNDAERLINDAPAVLASLEAGRISARHAQVITDQLCDVPTAGRAAFLDQVLPEAERMTAAGLKNRARVLRERLHPESITARAVRSEADRRVEFEPAADGMAWVHLFTTAPIAQGIIERIEAAAAESRKAGDTRTCAQLQADALAALALTGVTPDDVMSSPVLPHPIEVQEHIKPTVQITVPALSMAGVSDAPATLDGYGPIDPETAARIAVNAPSFTRILVQPETGTMLSVGRNQYRVPADLQRAVRLRDGTCRAPGCGRRARACDLDHSVAWQDGGATDVGNLACLCRHHHRMKHLPGWNLDHGPGGVLDWTTPDGKHHRTEADPAPF
- a CDS encoding NAD(P)-dependent alcohol dehydrogenase, which gives rise to MTTVAAIIKPTADAPFEVGTIERRAPRANDVVIDVHYAGICHSDIHQAREEWGKAIFPMVPGHEIAGIVTEVGDAVTKHQVGDRVGIGCFVDSCRECENCLAGEEQFCLKGNVATYNGREYDGEPTYGGYSKQIVADENYVLSIPEGIELDVAAPLLCAGITTYSPLKHWGAGPGKQVAIVGMGGLGHMGVKIAHALGAEVTVLSQTTSKEEDGKRFGADHYYATGEEGTLKSLRGRFDLIINTVSADLDIDAYLSTLKLNGSMVFVGLPENTQQFRVFSLVGGRRSLAGSNIGGIRETQEMLDFCAEHGIGSQIELIGADEVEGAYDRVVRSDVRYRFVIDTATIG